Proteins from one Streptomyces caniferus genomic window:
- a CDS encoding spermidine synthase, with amino-acid sequence MDEAPEPIPVIRTVDCGTAKLLPDVDRPRAWLLTVDGAPQSYVDLDAPDHLEFEYVRRLAYVLDEVAAPGRPLDVLHLGGGALTLPRYLAACRPHSRQDVVEADRGLLALVTEHLPLPGDRGITVHAEDARTALEAAPEGSADVIVADVFGGSRVPAHLTSVEYAQAAARVLRPDGCYAANLADGAPFGFLRGQLANFATAFEHLALIAEPSVLRGRRFGNAVLLASRAPLPIAALARRTAGDAFPARVEQGGALRRLIADAVPVRDAEAVASPVPPEGAFSVG; translated from the coding sequence GTGGACGAAGCACCCGAGCCGATACCCGTCATCCGGACCGTGGACTGCGGCACGGCCAAGCTGTTGCCGGACGTCGACCGGCCGCGCGCCTGGCTGCTCACGGTGGACGGCGCGCCCCAGTCGTACGTGGACCTCGACGCGCCCGACCACCTGGAATTCGAGTATGTGCGCCGGCTGGCATACGTCCTGGACGAGGTGGCCGCCCCGGGACGGCCGCTCGATGTGCTGCACCTGGGCGGCGGGGCGCTGACCCTGCCGCGCTATCTCGCCGCCTGCCGTCCGCACTCCCGGCAGGACGTCGTCGAAGCCGACCGCGGACTGCTCGCCCTGGTGACGGAACATCTGCCACTGCCCGGCGACCGCGGGATCACGGTGCACGCCGAGGACGCCCGTACGGCGCTGGAGGCGGCGCCGGAGGGCAGCGCCGATGTCATCGTGGCGGACGTCTTCGGCGGCTCGCGGGTCCCCGCGCATCTCACTTCCGTCGAGTACGCGCAGGCCGCGGCCCGGGTGCTGCGACCGGACGGCTGCTACGCCGCGAACCTCGCGGACGGCGCGCCGTTCGGCTTCCTGCGCGGCCAACTCGCCAATTTCGCCACGGCCTTCGAACATCTCGCACTGATCGCCGAGCCCTCGGTGCTGCGCGGCCGCCGGTTCGGCAACGCCGTGCTGCTCGCCTCGCGCGCACCGCTCCCGATCGCCGCGCTGGCCCGGCGGACGGCCGGCGATGCGTTCCCGGCCCGGGTCGAGCAGGGTGGGGCGCTGCGGCGGCTGATCGCGGACGCGGTCCCGGTGCGCGATGCCGAGGCGGTGGCGTCCCCGGTGCCGCCCGAGGGCGCGTTCAGCGTCGGCTGA
- a CDS encoding DUF4442 domain-containing protein yields MSSETLPSIGEMMAASVPMARTLNLEFAETTAERAVVRMPDQSDFHNHVGGPHAGAMFTLAESASGAIVMAAFGDQLGRAVPLAVRAEIGYKKLAMGPVTATAELGRPVAEVVAELDAGERPEFPVNIAITREDGAVTGEMSIVWTLRPNK; encoded by the coding sequence ATGTCCTCCGAGACCCTGCCGTCGATCGGCGAAATGATGGCGGCATCCGTGCCGATGGCCCGCACTCTGAACCTCGAGTTCGCCGAGACCACCGCCGAGCGCGCCGTGGTCCGCATGCCCGACCAGTCCGACTTCCACAACCACGTCGGCGGACCGCACGCCGGCGCGATGTTCACCCTCGCCGAGTCGGCCAGCGGTGCCATCGTGATGGCGGCCTTCGGCGACCAGCTCGGCCGGGCGGTGCCGCTGGCCGTGCGCGCTGAGATCGGCTACAAGAAGCTCGCCATGGGACCGGTCACCGCCACCGCGGAGCTGGGCCGCCCGGTGGCCGAGGTGGTCGCCGAGCTCGACGCCGGCGAGCGCCCGGAGTTCCCCGTGAACATCGCCATCACCCGCGAGGACGGCGCGGTCACCGGCGAGATGAGCATCGTGTGGACCCTGCGCCCCAACAAGTGA
- a CDS encoding DNA alkylation repair protein, which yields MAPKAEPPSSELADTVLSRLTSAYPPAGDPVRAAGSAAYLKGVCPFLGIPTPERRALDRTILKDLPRPDETDCTAVALRCWALREREYHHFAVDYLRRHVPRCSSGFLPVARELVTTTSWWDTVDALAAHVVGALVAADPRLAREMDGWIEDDDPWVARTALLHQLRFKERTDVARLFAYCLRQAGHRDFFIRKAIGWALREYAKTDPEAVRGFVAAHRERLSPLSVREAMKHL from the coding sequence ATGGCCCCGAAAGCGGAACCGCCGTCGAGCGAACTGGCCGACACCGTCCTGTCCCGGCTGACCTCCGCGTACCCGCCGGCCGGAGACCCCGTACGGGCCGCGGGTTCCGCCGCCTACCTCAAGGGTGTGTGCCCCTTCCTCGGTATCCCCACCCCTGAGCGGCGCGCCCTCGACCGCACGATCCTCAAGGACCTGCCCCGGCCCGACGAGACGGACTGCACGGCCGTCGCGCTGCGCTGCTGGGCCCTGCGCGAGCGGGAGTACCACCACTTCGCGGTGGATTACCTCCGCCGTCATGTGCCGCGCTGCTCGTCCGGCTTTCTGCCGGTCGCCAGGGAGCTGGTGACGACCACGTCCTGGTGGGACACGGTCGACGCGCTGGCCGCCCATGTCGTCGGGGCCCTGGTGGCCGCCGATCCGCGACTGGCCCGGGAGATGGACGGCTGGATCGAGGACGACGACCCCTGGGTGGCGCGTACCGCCCTGCTGCATCAACTGCGTTTCAAGGAGCGGACGGACGTCGCCCGGCTCTTCGCCTACTGCCTCCGGCAGGCCGGGCACCGGGACTTCTTCATCCGCAAGGCGATCGGCTGGGCGCTGCGCGAGTACGCGAAGACGGACCCGGAAGCGGTGCGCGGTTTCGTGGCGGCACACCGCGAGCGGCTCTCCCCCTTGTCGGTGCGCGAGGCCATGAAGCATCTGTAG
- a CDS encoding MFS transporter: MRARPAWAGRNYLLLTGATVIANLGSSGALIATAFAVLAAGGSATDVGLVAAARTVPLVLFLLIGGAVADRLPRHRVMVAANALSCVSQGLFALLVLTGEPRLWQMAVLAALGGTGQAFFAPASEGMVLASVSGDQAGRAFAVFRMGMNGANIGGTALGGALVAAVGPGWVLALDSAAFALAAALRAFLDVSGVPARAPGGGVLHDLRDGWREVVSRPWLWAVVVQFSLVNAVVAAAEAVYGPLVAEQHLGGPGPWGLALAAFGAGTAGGALMMTRVRPHRLLLTGALCIFPLALPSAALAVPLPVAGLSAIMFATGISVEVFAVTWMMALHQEIPEEKFSRVSSYDWLGSLAMVPLATALAGPVQDLIGRKAALWGCSAVIALLTAAVLCVPEVRRLTRRTSPAPAAGRAVPRAEAAEPHPAEAE, from the coding sequence ATGAGGGCCCGCCCCGCCTGGGCGGGGCGCAACTATCTGCTGCTCACCGGCGCCACGGTGATCGCGAACCTCGGCAGCTCCGGCGCGCTGATCGCCACCGCCTTCGCGGTGCTCGCCGCCGGCGGCTCCGCCACCGACGTCGGTCTGGTGGCCGCCGCGCGGACGGTCCCGCTGGTCCTCTTCCTGCTGATCGGCGGCGCGGTCGCCGACCGGCTGCCCCGGCACCGTGTGATGGTCGCCGCGAACGCCCTCAGCTGTGTCTCCCAGGGCCTGTTCGCGCTGCTCGTCCTGACCGGGGAGCCGCGGTTGTGGCAGATGGCCGTGCTGGCGGCCCTCGGCGGCACGGGACAGGCGTTCTTCGCGCCGGCCTCCGAGGGCATGGTGCTGGCCAGCGTCTCCGGCGACCAGGCGGGGCGCGCTTTCGCCGTGTTCCGCATGGGCATGAACGGCGCGAACATCGGCGGTACGGCGCTCGGCGGCGCACTGGTCGCCGCGGTCGGCCCCGGCTGGGTTTTGGCCCTCGATTCCGCCGCCTTCGCCCTCGCGGCCGCGCTCCGCGCCTTCCTCGACGTCAGCGGGGTTCCGGCGCGGGCTCCCGGTGGCGGCGTACTGCACGATCTGCGGGACGGCTGGCGGGAGGTCGTCTCCCGGCCGTGGCTGTGGGCGGTGGTGGTGCAGTTCTCCCTCGTCAACGCGGTGGTGGCGGCCGCCGAGGCGGTCTACGGGCCGCTGGTCGCCGAACAGCATCTGGGCGGACCCGGCCCCTGGGGACTGGCGCTGGCCGCGTTCGGCGCGGGCACGGCGGGCGGCGCCCTCATGATGACCAGGGTCCGGCCGCACCGCCTCCTGCTCACCGGTGCGCTGTGCATCTTCCCGCTCGCCCTGCCGTCCGCCGCGCTCGCCGTCCCGCTGCCCGTGGCCGGACTCAGCGCGATCATGTTCGCGACCGGAATCTCGGTCGAGGTCTTCGCGGTGACGTGGATGATGGCGCTGCACCAGGAGATCCCCGAGGAGAAGTTCTCCCGGGTCTCGTCCTACGACTGGCTCGGCTCCCTGGCCATGGTCCCGCTCGCCACCGCGCTGGCCGGCCCCGTACAGGACCTCATCGGCCGGAAGGCCGCGCTGTGGGGCTGCTCCGCCGTGATCGCGCTGCTGACCGCGGCGGTGCTGTGCGTCCCCGAGGTACGGCGGCTGACCCGGCGGACGAGCCCGGCCCCGGCCGCCGGCCGGGCGGTCCCCCGCGCCGAGGCGGCGGAACCGCACCCCGCGGAGGCGGAGTGA
- a CDS encoding TVP38/TMEM64 family protein — MLPPAAAPAGLTARCTRVLFSPWARLGLLLTLLACGAAMTLWWQPQHLLTDARPAQLTGPTALVVFALAYAACTTVFVPRPVLNLAAGALFGSQAGTATALAGTVLGAGLTFGLGRLLGQDALRPLLRARWLTAADRQLSEHGFRSMVVIRLLPGLPFCAMNYCAAVSRMGWVPYLVATALGSIPNTAAYAVAGARASTPTSPVFLLAMGFIAVSALGALAVAWCKRKALRGR; from the coding sequence ATGCTCCCGCCCGCCGCAGCGCCCGCCGGCCTCACCGCCCGCTGCACGCGCGTGCTGTTCTCCCCCTGGGCCCGGCTGGGCCTGCTGCTGACCCTGCTGGCCTGCGGCGCGGCCATGACACTGTGGTGGCAGCCGCAGCATCTGCTGACCGACGCCCGGCCCGCCCAGCTGACCGGCCCCACCGCCCTGGTCGTCTTCGCGCTCGCATACGCCGCCTGCACCACCGTTTTCGTCCCGCGTCCGGTCCTCAATCTCGCGGCCGGAGCCCTCTTCGGCAGCCAGGCCGGGACGGCCACGGCGCTCGCCGGCACGGTACTGGGCGCCGGGCTGACGTTCGGCCTCGGCCGGCTGCTCGGACAGGACGCCCTGCGTCCGTTGCTGCGCGCCCGCTGGCTGACGGCCGCCGACCGGCAGTTGAGCGAGCACGGCTTCCGGTCCATGGTGGTGATCCGGCTCCTTCCCGGCCTGCCGTTCTGCGCCATGAACTACTGCGCCGCGGTCTCCCGCATGGGCTGGGTCCCCTACCTCGTCGCGACGGCACTCGGCAGCATCCCGAACACCGCGGCCTACGCCGTGGCCGGCGCACGGGCTTCGACGCCCACCTCACCCGTGTTCCTCCTGGCCATGGGCTTCATCGCCGTGAGTGCTCTGGGCGCGCTGGCGGTGGCGTGGTGCAAGCGCAAGGCGTTGCGCGGACGCTGA
- the tuf gene encoding elongation factor Tu, whose protein sequence is MSKTAYVRTKPHLNIGTMGHVDHGKTTLTAAITKVLSDRGSGAFVPFDRIDRAPEEAARGITINISHVEYETDTRHYAHVDMPGHADFIKNMVTGAAQLDGAILVVSALDGIMPQTAEHVLLARQVGVRHIVVALNKADAGDPELADLVELEVRELLGAHGYDGEHMPVVRVSGLRALEGDPRWTGAIDALLDAVDTYVPMPERYVDAPFLLPVENVLTITGRGTVVTGAVERGTVRVGDRVAVLGAETGTTVIGLETFGKPMESAEAGDNVALLLRGLHRDQVRRGHVIAAPGSVTPRRRFTAELYVLSTEEGGRRTPLSTGYRPQFYIRTADVVGDLDLGERGIARPGETVTVSVELGRDVPLERGLGFAVREGGRTVGAGTVRTVEE, encoded by the coding sequence ATGTCCAAGACGGCATACGTGCGCACCAAGCCGCACCTGAACATCGGCACCATGGGCCACGTCGACCACGGCAAGACCACGCTGACCGCGGCCATCACGAAGGTCCTCAGTGACCGGGGGAGCGGGGCGTTCGTGCCCTTCGACCGGATCGACCGGGCCCCGGAGGAGGCCGCCCGCGGTATCACCATCAACATCTCGCACGTCGAGTACGAGACCGACACCCGGCACTACGCGCATGTCGACATGCCAGGCCACGCCGACTTCATCAAGAACATGGTGACCGGCGCGGCGCAGCTCGACGGTGCGATCCTCGTCGTCTCGGCCCTCGACGGGATCATGCCGCAGACCGCCGAGCATGTGCTGCTCGCCAGGCAAGTGGGCGTCCGGCACATCGTCGTGGCCCTCAACAAGGCCGACGCCGGCGACCCGGAGCTCGCCGACCTGGTGGAGCTGGAGGTGCGCGAACTGCTGGGCGCGCACGGCTACGACGGGGAGCACATGCCCGTCGTACGGGTCTCGGGGCTGCGCGCCCTGGAGGGCGACCCGCGCTGGACGGGGGCGATCGACGCCCTGCTGGATGCCGTCGACACCTATGTGCCGATGCCCGAGCGGTACGTCGACGCGCCGTTCCTGCTGCCGGTGGAGAACGTGCTGACCATCACCGGTCGCGGCACGGTCGTCACCGGAGCCGTCGAGCGCGGCACGGTGCGGGTCGGCGACCGGGTCGCGGTGCTCGGCGCGGAGACCGGGACGACGGTCATCGGGCTGGAGACGTTCGGCAAGCCGATGGAGTCCGCCGAGGCCGGGGACAACGTCGCGCTGCTGCTGCGCGGTCTGCACCGTGACCAGGTGCGCCGCGGGCATGTGATCGCCGCGCCCGGCAGTGTCACACCGCGGCGCCGCTTCACCGCGGAGCTGTATGTGCTCTCCACCGAGGAGGGCGGCCGTCGGACGCCGCTGTCCACCGGCTACCGGCCGCAGTTCTACATCCGTACCGCGGACGTGGTCGGCGACCTCGACCTCGGCGAGCGGGGCATCGCCCGCCCCGGCGAGACGGTGACGGTGTCGGTCGAACTGGGCCGGGACGTGCCGCTGGAGCGGGGCCTTGGCTTCGCCGTCCGTGAGGGCGGCCGCACCGTCGGCGCGGGCACGGTGCGCACCGTCGAGGAGTAG
- a CDS encoding ATP-binding protein: MTAWADHRPPPGVVGRAVEHEQVSGLLSGAPLVTLTGAAGVGKSVLARAVLTEHTARHGGTVIRVGCWDGLAEGGLTEALLRAAGRADTACRDTARPLARQTADPRVSASPPGRAGSGAAGAPPGGTALAALAAHCRRQRAIVLLDDCDPVLAECARLVRRLLRADPSLRIVATARGPLGLAEERVVELAPLPVTLGEGIAGPAVELLAARTGSAAPELLVAVCQALEGSPLAIALAAHQLDRMSLPQLAAQVGTDGPLFYSGPAATVRHTSLHAAQAAGYALCSPTDRRVWARLSVLPGDFDPWLAGCVCTSSDVPAAAVDGALERLRTASVVERVREAGDAHEDTGAALPPRYRLPRAARDFGRTQLREAGEESAALRRFRQACAALAAEAQIAWQGPNQQVAVRLVEDEQANLDAALTRPPQDAEDALGALEIAVSLWFHWAACGFRREGRAHLDRLLLLSREDTALRARALWLAGYLAAQEHALAGAETLLDEAWTAAVMHADADGLARIAHAHAVLELYRGNTAAAVACLEEATRHHSRDPWFGPGPAHSWALLAIALAPLDPERAKAAAHRAWEVRHSDGDFWLYSTVLYAEALTESAHGKPTTALRACHEALVAKERVGDPLFIAGVRNMLADLRRTGRDGAATDADEETPWWQRGGPGVRARPFFSRLRAGS, translated from the coding sequence ATGACCGCGTGGGCCGATCACCGGCCGCCGCCCGGCGTAGTGGGGCGGGCCGTTGAACATGAGCAGGTGTCCGGGCTGCTGAGCGGTGCCCCGCTGGTGACGCTCACCGGGGCCGCCGGGGTGGGCAAGAGCGTGCTGGCCCGTGCCGTCCTCACCGAGCACACCGCCCGGCACGGCGGCACCGTCATCCGGGTCGGCTGCTGGGACGGTCTGGCCGAGGGCGGCCTGACCGAGGCGCTGCTCCGGGCGGCGGGGCGGGCGGACACCGCCTGCCGGGACACCGCCCGGCCGCTCGCCCGGCAGACGGCCGACCCCCGCGTCAGCGCCTCGCCGCCCGGCCGGGCGGGCAGCGGCGCGGCGGGCGCTCCCCCGGGCGGCACGGCCCTCGCGGCGCTGGCGGCGCACTGCCGGCGGCAGCGGGCGATCGTTCTGCTCGACGACTGCGACCCGGTACTCGCCGAGTGCGCCCGGCTCGTACGACGGCTGCTGCGCGCCGACCCCTCGCTGCGCATCGTGGCGACCGCGCGTGGCCCGCTGGGGCTGGCCGAGGAGCGGGTCGTCGAGCTCGCGCCGCTTCCGGTGACGCTGGGCGAGGGGATCGCCGGACCGGCGGTCGAGCTGCTGGCCGCGCGGACCGGAAGCGCGGCGCCCGAGCTGCTGGTCGCGGTGTGCCAGGCGCTGGAGGGCTCACCGCTGGCGATCGCCCTGGCCGCGCACCAGCTGGACCGGATGTCCCTGCCGCAGCTCGCGGCGCAGGTGGGCACGGACGGCCCGCTGTTCTACTCGGGGCCGGCGGCAACCGTGCGGCACACCTCGCTGCACGCCGCGCAGGCCGCGGGCTACGCCCTCTGCTCGCCCACCGACCGCCGGGTATGGGCGAGGCTCTCGGTGCTTCCCGGCGATTTCGATCCCTGGCTCGCCGGATGCGTCTGCACCAGCAGTGACGTCCCGGCAGCGGCGGTCGACGGCGCGCTGGAACGGCTCCGTACGGCCTCGGTCGTCGAACGCGTACGGGAGGCGGGCGATGCGCACGAGGACACCGGGGCCGCGCTGCCACCGCGCTACCGACTGCCACGCGCCGCCCGCGACTTCGGGCGGACGCAGCTGCGCGAGGCGGGCGAGGAGTCCGCGGCGCTGCGGCGGTTCCGGCAGGCCTGTGCGGCGCTCGCGGCCGAGGCGCAGATCGCCTGGCAGGGTCCGAACCAGCAGGTGGCCGTGCGGCTGGTGGAGGACGAACAGGCCAATCTCGACGCGGCGCTGACCCGGCCGCCGCAGGACGCGGAGGATGCGCTCGGCGCGCTGGAGATCGCGGTGTCGCTGTGGTTCCACTGGGCCGCCTGTGGCTTCCGCCGCGAGGGCCGGGCCCATCTCGACCGGCTGCTGCTGCTCTCCCGCGAGGACACCGCGCTGCGGGCCCGGGCGCTGTGGCTGGCCGGCTACCTCGCCGCGCAGGAACATGCGCTCGCCGGCGCCGAGACCCTGCTCGACGAGGCATGGACGGCGGCCGTGATGCATGCGGACGCCGACGGGCTGGCCCGTATCGCGCATGCGCATGCCGTACTGGAGCTGTACCGCGGGAACACCGCGGCGGCCGTGGCGTGTCTGGAGGAGGCGACCCGGCACCACTCCAGGGATCCGTGGTTCGGGCCGGGGCCCGCCCACAGCTGGGCGCTGCTCGCCATCGCCCTCGCGCCGCTCGACCCGGAGCGGGCGAAGGCGGCGGCCCATCGCGCCTGGGAGGTCCGGCACTCCGACGGCGATTTCTGGCTGTACTCGACCGTCCTGTACGCCGAGGCCCTGACCGAGAGCGCCCACGGGAAGCCGACGACTGCCCTGCGCGCCTGTCACGAGGCGTTGGTGGCCAAGGAACGCGTCGGCGACCCGCTGTTCATCGCAGGGGTCCGCAACATGCTGGCGGATCTGCGACGGACGGGGCGCGACGGGGCGGCGACGGACGCCGACGAGGAGACCCCGTGGTGGCAGCGCGGCGGGCCGGGCGTACGGGCGCGGCCGTTCTTCTCGCGGCTGCGGGCCGGGTCGTGA
- a CDS encoding patatin-like phospholipase family protein has protein sequence MAGTALVLGGGGLTGIGWEVGVLAGLAEAGLALADADVVIGTSAGSIVGAHLTSRHLGLEEMYEHQLAAPERTRSAARMGPAALARFAAIALRSRDTLSFGVRMGKLALAARTVTEAEQRTVIARTLNLTDWPARRLLITAVDAATGQRTAFDDTSGVGLLDAVGASCAVPGIYPPVTIDGTRWIDGGVHSSANADLAAGYGRVVIVAPMAASGGPIAGPRAQAEQLARRGARVCVLTPDRAARSAFGRNVLDPAKRADAARAGRRQAAAEAARIRQVWSE, from the coding sequence ATGGCGGGCACGGCACTGGTCCTGGGCGGCGGAGGCCTCACCGGCATCGGCTGGGAGGTCGGTGTGCTCGCCGGTCTCGCCGAGGCGGGTCTCGCCCTCGCCGATGCCGACGTCGTCATCGGCACCTCCGCCGGATCGATCGTCGGCGCCCACCTCACCTCCCGGCACCTCGGCCTGGAGGAGATGTACGAGCACCAGCTCGCCGCGCCCGAGCGGACCCGCTCGGCCGCCCGTATGGGCCCGGCCGCGCTGGCCCGCTTCGCGGCCATCGCGCTGCGTTCCCGGGACACGCTGTCCTTCGGCGTACGGATGGGGAAGCTGGCGCTCGCGGCCCGTACCGTCACCGAGGCGGAACAGCGCACGGTGATCGCCCGGACCCTGAACCTCACCGACTGGCCGGCCCGCCGACTGCTGATCACTGCGGTGGACGCCGCGACGGGACAGCGCACCGCCTTCGACGACACCAGCGGGGTGGGGCTGCTCGACGCGGTGGGTGCGAGCTGTGCGGTCCCCGGCATCTATCCGCCGGTCACCATCGACGGCACCCGGTGGATCGACGGCGGGGTGCACTCCAGCGCCAACGCCGATCTGGCCGCCGGATACGGCCGGGTGGTGATCGTCGCGCCGATGGCGGCCAGTGGTGGGCCGATCGCCGGACCGCGGGCGCAGGCGGAGCAACTGGCCCGCCGGGGCGCCCGGGTCTGCGTGCTCACCCCCGACCGCGCGGCCCGGTCGGCGTTCGGCCGCAACGTCCTGGACCCCGCCAAGCGCGCGGACGCGGCCCGCGCGGGGCGCCGGCAGGCGGCAGCCGAGGCGGCGCGGATCCGGCAGGTGTGGTCGGAGTGA
- a CDS encoding undecaprenyl-diphosphate phosphatase — MSWFESFVLGLVQGLTEFLPISSSAHLRLTAAFAGWQDPGAAFTAITQIGTEAAVIIYFRKDIGRIISAWSRSLFNRELRHDHDAQMGWLVIVGSIPIGVLGITLKDAIEGPFRDLRLIATTLIVMGVVLGIADRLAARDETGGRHQAAKQRKSLTDLSVKDGLLYGVCQAMALIPGVSRSGATISGGLLMGYTRESAARYSFLLAIPAVLASGVYELKDAGEGHVAWGPTLFATLIAFVVGYAVIAWFMKFISNKSFMPFVIYRILLGIALFALVAAGTLSPHAGESAG; from the coding sequence ATGTCTTGGTTTGAATCCTTCGTCCTCGGACTCGTCCAAGGGCTGACCGAGTTCCTCCCGATCTCCTCCAGTGCGCACCTCCGCCTGACCGCGGCGTTCGCGGGCTGGCAGGACCCCGGTGCGGCGTTCACCGCCATCACCCAGATCGGCACCGAAGCGGCCGTCATCATCTACTTCCGCAAGGACATCGGGCGGATCATCTCGGCCTGGAGCCGCTCGCTCTTCAACCGGGAGCTGCGACACGATCACGACGCCCAGATGGGCTGGCTGGTGATCGTGGGCTCGATCCCGATCGGCGTCCTGGGCATCACGCTCAAGGACGCCATCGAGGGCCCGTTCCGCGATCTGCGGCTGATCGCCACCACCCTCATCGTGATGGGCGTGGTCCTCGGCATCGCCGACCGGCTGGCCGCCCGCGACGAGACCGGCGGCCGGCACCAGGCCGCCAAACAGCGCAAGTCGCTCACGGACCTCAGCGTCAAGGACGGTCTGCTGTACGGCGTCTGCCAGGCCATGGCCCTCATCCCCGGCGTCTCGCGCTCCGGCGCCACGATCAGCGGCGGCCTCCTGATGGGCTACACCCGCGAATCCGCGGCCCGTTACTCCTTCCTCCTCGCCATCCCGGCGGTCCTGGCCTCCGGCGTCTACGAACTCAAGGACGCGGGCGAGGGCCACGTCGCCTGGGGCCCCACCCTCTTCGCCACGCTCATCGCCTTCGTCGTCGGCTATGCCGTCATCGCATGGTTCATGAAGTTCATCTCCAACAAGTCCTTCATGCCCTTCGTCATCTACCGCATCCTGCTGGGCATAGCCCTGTTCGCCCTGGTCGCGGCGGGGACACTGTCGCCACATGCGGGGGAATCGGCGGGCTGA
- a CDS encoding SDR family oxidoreductase — protein sequence MTRDEARAGALDGKVALVAGATRGAGRAIAVELARAGAVVYATGRSSRTTGRSEINRPETIEKTGELITEAGGTGTALRVDHLDSDQVGDLVRRIDRDHGRLDILVNDIFGGDAYAQFGTTLWEHDLTGGLRMLRMGIDTHAITSHHALPLLIRRPGGLVIEMTDGTAEYNAAYRHHEGFYYDLVKAAVARMTLAQSHELAPHRGAAVAVTPGWLRSEKMLEAFGVTEDNWREATARVPHFCIAESPVYVARAVVALAADPDVARWTGTVVSSGQLAPLYGFTDTDGTRPDCWRYVVEVQDPGLPADDTGYR from the coding sequence GTGACGAGGGACGAGGCGCGGGCCGGCGCGCTCGACGGGAAGGTCGCGCTGGTCGCCGGTGCCACGCGAGGCGCCGGGCGCGCGATCGCGGTGGAACTCGCCCGCGCCGGTGCCGTCGTCTACGCCACCGGACGCAGCAGCCGGACCACGGGCCGTTCGGAGATCAACCGGCCGGAGACGATCGAGAAGACCGGTGAACTGATCACCGAGGCCGGGGGCACCGGCACGGCCCTGCGGGTGGACCACCTCGACAGCGATCAGGTCGGCGACCTCGTCCGGCGCATCGACCGGGACCACGGCCGCCTCGACATCCTCGTCAACGACATCTTCGGCGGCGACGCCTACGCCCAGTTCGGCACCACCCTCTGGGAGCACGACCTCACCGGCGGCCTGCGGATGCTGCGCATGGGCATCGACACCCACGCGATCACCAGCCACCACGCACTGCCGCTGCTCATCCGCCGCCCCGGCGGGCTGGTGATCGAGATGACCGACGGCACCGCGGAGTACAACGCCGCCTACCGCCACCACGAGGGCTTCTACTACGACCTGGTCAAGGCCGCGGTAGCACGGATGACCCTGGCCCAGAGCCATGAACTCGCCCCGCACCGAGGAGCAGCCGTCGCCGTGACGCCCGGCTGGCTGCGCTCGGAGAAGATGCTCGAGGCCTTCGGTGTGACCGAGGACAACTGGCGGGAGGCGACCGCCCGTGTCCCGCATTTCTGCATCGCCGAATCCCCGGTCTATGTCGCGCGGGCAGTGGTGGCCCTCGCCGCCGATCCGGACGTCGCGCGCTGGACGGGCACCGTCGTCTCCAGCGGCCAACTCGCCCCTCTCTACGGGTTCACCGACACCGACGGCACCCGGCCGGACTGCTGGCGCTACGTCGTCGAGGTCCAGGACCCCGGGCTCCCCGCCGATGACACCGGCTATCGCTGA
- a CDS encoding DedA family protein: MHIQEWLETVPAVSVYLLVGVVIGLESVGIPLPGEIVLVSAAILAATQDHINPVVLGACASAGAIIGDSIGYLIGRKGGQPLLQWAGRKFPKHFGPDHVAMAEAKFDKWGMWAVFFGRFVALLRIFAGPLAGVLKMPYWKFLIANVLGGIVWAGGTTALIYSVGMVAESWLKRFSWLGLVAALLFGAGSFLLMKFRAKKAAAAREAAETPVTASVD, encoded by the coding sequence TTGCACATCCAGGAGTGGCTCGAGACGGTACCGGCCGTGAGCGTCTACCTCCTGGTGGGGGTGGTCATCGGACTGGAGAGCGTGGGCATTCCGCTGCCCGGCGAGATCGTCCTCGTCAGTGCGGCGATTCTCGCGGCGACCCAGGACCACATCAATCCTGTCGTGCTGGGTGCCTGTGCGTCCGCCGGTGCGATCATCGGTGACTCCATCGGGTATCTGATCGGACGCAAGGGGGGCCAGCCCCTGCTGCAATGGGCGGGCCGGAAGTTCCCCAAGCACTTCGGCCCCGACCATGTCGCCATGGCCGAGGCGAAGTTCGACAAGTGGGGCATGTGGGCGGTCTTCTTCGGCCGCTTCGTCGCGCTGCTGCGCATCTTCGCCGGCCCGCTCGCCGGCGTACTGAAGATGCCGTACTGGAAGTTCCTGATCGCCAACGTCCTCGGGGGCATCGTCTGGGCCGGCGGTACGACCGCGCTGATCTACAGCGTGGGCATGGTCGCCGAGTCGTGGCTCAAGCGCTTCTCCTGGCTCGGACTGGTCGCGGCCCTGCTGTTCGGCGCCGGGTCCTTCCTCCTCATGAAGTTCCGCGCGAAGAAGGCGGCCGCCGCGCGCGAGGCGGCGGAGACGCCGGTCACCGCGTCGGTCGACTGA